In Haliscomenobacter hydrossis DSM 1100, the DNA window CAGCGTTGTGGCAATCAATCCGATGGAAATTACAAATTGGAACACCACCAGCGCATTGCGTATGTTGCCACCCTGCAATCCATTGGGTAAGCTGTCTTTTAATACCTGGAGCGGTTGAAAACGGGGCATGTACAAAGCAGGATAAATCCCGGCCAATAATCCGATCCCAGCCACGATCCCCAGGCCGATGAGCAGCATTTGAGGTGCCGACCAAAGTTGTTGCAACATCCCTTTGCCAAAAAGGCTTGCCGCGCCTTGATAAAATCCCTGCATGAAGACAAAACCCAGTAAGGTTGCCATGCTGCACAATACCAAAGATTCAGTCAAAAACTGGGTCACCAATTGTTTGCCCCTTGCACCCACGGCTTTTTTAACGCCAACTTCCTTAGCGCGTAGTGTAGCCTGAGCGGTGAACAAGTTGATGTAATTGATACAGGCCAGCAATAGAATGAACAGGGAGATGGTGCTGAGCGTATTGACATAAGTGGCATTGCCATTGGGAGCCATTTCTTGCAACAAATCGGATTTCAGGTGGATGTCTCTTAGCCCTTGTAGGGGAAAACGCAGGAACAAACTGGCACTTTTTGTGGCCTCGTTGTTTTTCTGCAAGCTTGGCAAGGCATAGGTTTGCGCCAATTGATTCAACTTGCGTTGAGCAGCAGCGGTGGCAATGTCTTTTTTAAGCAGCATGTACGTGTGCATGACGGGCCAGGTCCAAATCTGATTGCGGTGCAGGTCCTCGGGATAAGAATTGGAAGATACCAAAAAATCAAATTGCAGATGGGTATTGGCGGGGAGGTCCTCGATCAAACCAGTAATTTTCCAGGGTGTACCCCCATCTTTCCCGCCTTTGAGGTAGCGGCCAAGGATGTGATTGTTTTCCACTGCTTTTTTCCCGAAGTAGCGGATGGCTACTTTCCGTGGCATCACCACTGAGGTAGGATTTTGTAGCGCCGTGGCTGGATCACCGGCCAGGAATTTGAATTTCAATACCTTGAAAAAATCCGCATCAGCGGCATATACTTTGGTTTCTCGAAATATTTTATCAAAATCATGATCGGGTCGCATCGTAAAGTCTGACCAGTAATACAATCTGCTCACAGCTTCTACCTCCGGGATGTTGTTGCGGATGGCCTCTGCCAAGGGCGGTGGCGTGGTGGCGAAACGCTCCTCCAGTTTGCCGTCGCCCCAATGGGTATTCAGCCTATAGATGCGCTGGGCATCCGGGAAAAATGCGTCGTAACTGCGCTCCCATTGTACATACTGCCAAATGACCAAACACGCAGCAATGCCAATCCCAAGACCGAGGATATTGATGCCTGCGGTAAGTTTGTTGCGCAAGAGATTGCGTTGCGCGATTTTCAGGTAATTCAGAAGCATAATTTTTTAATTTATTCGCTCAATTATACAGCCCCGATACCATAGAATGGAGTATGTTAAACACAACGATTTCTTGATTTGGCTTCGCCAAATCGATTTTTAACACGACGACGCGACGAAACGACGACGCGACGTCCTCAGTGCTTCGCGCTTCGTGACACGACGCCATGCGTCGTGTTTTAGCGGTAGCTATCGTCGCGTCGTCGTTTCGTCGCGTCGTCGTGTTAAAAAATTAAGCAGCGCAGCTGCTTCCTAAAAATCTATGTGTACATAAGGTTTAGTTCTACAGGAGTTGCGAAGAGTTACTCACTCCGCAATGAATCCACCGGGTTCACTACCGCCGCTCGAATCGCCTGATAACTCAGCGTGAGCAGCGCAAAAGCAATCGCCATCCCACCTGCCAATGCGAACATCCACCACTCAATCGCAATGTGGAACGCAAAATCCTTTAACCATTGCTGTGCAAAATACCAGGCAATCGGTGATCCCAGCAAAATGGAGATACCCACCAACACCAAAAGGTCTTTGGACAACAAGGCTACAATATTCGAAATGGAAGCACCCAGAATTTTGCGTACCCCAATTTCCTTGGTCCGCCGACCGATCATGAAGGAGACCAGACCAAACAAACCAATACAGGAAATAAAAATGGCAATCCCTGTAGCTGCACCCATGATTTTGGAGGTGCGTTGTTCGTTTTCATAAAACTTCGCAATGTCTTCGTCCACAAAGGTGTATTCAAATTTTTCGCCGGGATAAACGGATTCCCAGCTTTGTTCCACCCGCTCCATGGTCTCTTTAAAGGAATCTGTTCCCTTACCCTGGGTAGCCAATTTAAGGCTCAGTTCACGGCGCTGCCCCAGCGGACTCATGGCAAGCACCAAGGGGCGGATGGGCTCATGCAAAGACCGGCTGTGAAAATCTTTGACTACGCCCACAATCGGATACGCCGTTTTGTCCTCGATCAAACTTTTGCCCAAGGCTTCTTGCGGATGTTTAAAACCCAACTGTTTTAGCGCGGTTTCATTGATCAGGTACTCCCGCGTGGAGTCGGTAGGCAGTAGATTGCGCCCAGCCAACAGGGTAATATCGTACATACGCAGGTACGCGGTATCTGCGCCTTTGACCAAAAATTCATGGTCTTCGGTTTCTTTTTTGCCTTTAAAATTGAAAATGCGGGTATTGATTCCCTGGGAAGCGGGTGCATCGGCATGAATCGAAACCCCTTTTACCCCGATCAACTGCCGGACTTGATCGCCCAACAATGTTCTTTTCTCCGGCTCATATTGAAAAGGTGGCCGAAAATGTACCACTGCATCCGCATTGAAGCCCATTTCCGCATTTTGCATAAACTTGATCTGCCGCCCGATGATGAGTGTTCCGGCAATCAGCGCCAGGGAAAAGGTAAATTGAAAAACGATCAAACCTTTGCGCAGCCATTCCACCCCGCTACCCGTACCTTTGCTGGATAACTTGGCCTTCAATGCGACTGCTGGCCGAAAACCCGAGAGCACAAAGGCCGGATACAAACCTGCCAACACACTGACCAGCAAAAGTACAGCACCCATAAAAGCCAAAACAGTAGGGGAAAAGAGATTGAACGTTAAACCTTCGGGCAAAAATTCGGTAAAAAATAAGAGGGCACCCTTGGCCAGTGCAATGGAGAACAGCATGGCGACCAAAGTAATCAGCAAAGTCTCTCCCAAAAACTGACCGATCAACACGCCTCTGGTACCGCCCAAAACCTTGCGTACACCTACTTCTTTAGAACGTTGAATCGATTGGGCGGTGGCCAGGTTGATAAAATTGATGCAGGCAATCAACAAGAGTAATCCTGCCACCAATGCCAAGGCATTGAGCGTTTTGCGGTTCGCAGGAGCAGCGCTGTCATTGAAAATCCCGATGGTGGAATAACGCAAGTCGGCCAGGGCTTGTAAGGGGTAAACCAGCTTGAGTTTGGGATCTTTATCTACCTGGTATTTTTTGACCAATTGTGCCAACTGTTTGCTGAGTCGTTCGGCCTCGGCATCTTTAGACAATTTGATAAAAACCTGGGAAGAACTCGTGGTACTGCCCCATTCTTTCATGCCTTCCAAGCCACCTACGTCATTTTTCAACCAGCTTTGAGGAATCGTGCTGAAAGAAATGAAATCGGTGAAATTCAGGTCGGTCTGTTTTGGCAAATCACTGACAATGCCGGAAACAGTCACCAGCAAGGAATCGTTGTAACTGATCTCCTGACCAAGTGCAGCGCGGGGTTCAATGTTGCCAAAATAAAATCTGGCCCTGCTCTCAGTGAGTACCACTTTAAAGGGCTCACTCAAGGCCGTTTGGGGCGTCCCGGCCAACCAGTGGTAGCTATCAAACACCCGAAAATAGTCGGGTTCGGCGGCAATGACCCGGTTTTGCTCTTCAAAAATCTTGCCCTGCTCTTTTTGTGCGCCCAGACTTATTTTGAGGTTGCTCAAAGTCATAAAATGCCCCACCGCATCTACCCCGGTGCATTCCTTGCGTATGGCATTGGGCACCGGAAAAGCGATACCGCTGTTGGTCGCATCAAACAAACCACTGTATACGCTGTACACGCGGTAAATGCGCTCTTTGTCGGGATGAAAAGTATCAAAGCTGCGTTGGTGATGAACCAGCAGAAAAATAACCAAACATGCGCTGATGCCAATGGCCAGTCCCATCACGTTGATGGTGCTGTGCAATTTGTACCGCAACAAATTGCGGAAAGCGATTTTGAAATGGTTTTTCAGCATGATTTATTCCGTTTTTAAGGATTCTACTGGATTGACGATGGCCGCTTTGAACGCCTGATAACCAACAGTCAGGATGGCAATACCCAAGGCTGCCACTCCAGCCAATACGAACACCCAAGGCTGCAACTCGATATGGTAGGTAAAACTAGCCAGCCATTCCCGCATCAGGTACCAGGCAATGGGAAGGGCCAGCACAATGGCCAACAAGACCAGTCGGACAAAATCCATAGACAGCAAGC includes these proteins:
- a CDS encoding ABC transporter permease, with amino-acid sequence MLLNYLKIAQRNLLRNKLTAGINILGLGIGIAACLVIWQYVQWERSYDAFFPDAQRIYRLNTHWGDGKLEERFATTPPPLAEAIRNNIPEVEAVSRLYYWSDFTMRPDHDFDKIFRETKVYAADADFFKVLKFKFLAGDPATALQNPTSVVMPRKVAIRYFGKKAVENNHILGRYLKGGKDGGTPWKITGLIEDLPANTHLQFDFLVSSNSYPEDLHRNQIWTWPVMHTYMLLKKDIATAAAQRKLNQLAQTYALPSLQKNNEATKSASLFLRFPLQGLRDIHLKSDLLQEMAPNGNATYVNTLSTISLFILLLACINYINLFTAQATLRAKEVGVKKAVGARGKQLVTQFLTESLVLCSMATLLGFVFMQGFYQGAASLFGKGMLQQLWSAPQMLLIGLGIVAGIGLLAGIYPALYMPRFQPLQVLKDSLPNGLQGGNIRNALVVFQFVISIGLIATTLIVNQQVSYFKNRQLGFDKENVLVIQNDREIEEAREAFKAALRQNSAIVQASFSTGVPGLQTYQTRDFSTEGNSDKGKGINWYQIDDAYLPTMGMELVAGRNFSKTIASDTFGLVLNESAVRALGLQDPIGKYLIKNAGANDEQKLQVIGVIKDFNFESLHHTIKPLALQLLSDFVFKDYVAIRISGGDLEKSVAFVEQQWKAFEPNVPITYNFLDQKLDQHFQAETQLSRVLNLFTGLALFIACLGLYGLVLFIIERRRKEIGIRKIIGASALDILFLLNKNFLGLTLLAFVIASPIAWYAMIRWLENFAYRIQLHWWVFALAGLAALGIALLTVSFQALRAAFNNPVKSLRNE
- a CDS encoding ABC transporter permease codes for the protein MLKNHFKIAFRNLLRYKLHSTINVMGLAIGISACLVIFLLVHHQRSFDTFHPDKERIYRVYSVYSGLFDATNSGIAFPVPNAIRKECTGVDAVGHFMTLSNLKISLGAQKEQGKIFEEQNRVIAAEPDYFRVFDSYHWLAGTPQTALSEPFKVVLTESRARFYFGNIEPRAALGQEISYNDSLLVTVSGIVSDLPKQTDLNFTDFISFSTIPQSWLKNDVGGLEGMKEWGSTTSSSQVFIKLSKDAEAERLSKQLAQLVKKYQVDKDPKLKLVYPLQALADLRYSTIGIFNDSAAPANRKTLNALALVAGLLLLIACINFINLATAQSIQRSKEVGVRKVLGGTRGVLIGQFLGETLLITLVAMLFSIALAKGALLFFTEFLPEGLTFNLFSPTVLAFMGAVLLLVSVLAGLYPAFVLSGFRPAVALKAKLSSKGTGSGVEWLRKGLIVFQFTFSLALIAGTLIIGRQIKFMQNAEMGFNADAVVHFRPPFQYEPEKRTLLGDQVRQLIGVKGVSIHADAPASQGINTRIFNFKGKKETEDHEFLVKGADTAYLRMYDITLLAGRNLLPTDSTREYLINETALKQLGFKHPQEALGKSLIEDKTAYPIVGVVKDFHSRSLHEPIRPLVLAMSPLGQRRELSLKLATQGKGTDSFKETMERVEQSWESVYPGEKFEYTFVDEDIAKFYENEQRTSKIMGAATGIAIFISCIGLFGLVSFMIGRRTKEIGVRKILGASISNIVALLSKDLLVLVGISILLGSPIAWYFAQQWLKDFAFHIAIEWWMFALAGGMAIAFALLTLSYQAIRAAVVNPVDSLRSE